A part of Kitasatospora acidiphila genomic DNA contains:
- a CDS encoding SixA phosphatase family protein produces MTDDATARRIIVLRHAKADWPQVDDHERPLAERGRAEAPVAGEWLADSGLNPDLVLCSTSVRTRETWKLVSHELPKRQRHTVFEKRIYDATAGEIIEVLKETPDDVADLLLVGHNPGVQNLVEVLAGDESLGDALTQLRQRGFPTAGVAVLAFEGKWDGVEPGVAKLVSYYVPGLE; encoded by the coding sequence ATGACCGACGACGCGACCGCCCGCAGGATCATCGTTCTCCGCCACGCCAAGGCCGACTGGCCGCAGGTGGACGACCATGAGCGGCCGCTCGCCGAGCGCGGCCGGGCGGAGGCACCGGTCGCGGGCGAGTGGCTCGCGGACTCCGGGCTCAACCCGGACCTCGTGCTCTGCTCCACCTCGGTGCGCACCCGGGAGACCTGGAAGCTGGTTTCCCATGAGCTGCCCAAGCGCCAGCGCCACACGGTCTTCGAGAAGCGGATCTACGACGCCACCGCGGGCGAGATCATCGAGGTGCTCAAGGAGACCCCCGACGATGTGGCCGACCTCCTCCTGGTCGGCCACAACCCCGGCGTGCAGAACCTCGTCGAGGTCCTCGCCGGCGACGAGTCCCTGGGCGACGCCCTCACCCAACTGCGCCAGCGCGGCTTCCCGACGGCGGGCGTCGCGGTGCTGGCCTTCGAGGGCAAGTGGGACGGGGTGGAGCCGGGAGTGGCGAAGCTGGTGTCGTACTACGTGCCGGGGCTGGAGTGA
- the serB gene encoding phosphoserine phosphatase SerB gives MDSTPPQPRIADDERTLLVKVFGKDRPGITTGLFATLAGFEVDVIDIEQVVTRGRITLCALVTPPAVVGPGVEGALRATVHRWAEDHRLQAEIISGTGDNRPRAEGRSHVTVLGHPLTAAAVSAVTSRITECGGNIDRIFRLAKYPITAVELAVSGVATELLRPAVAREAAAQRVDVAVVAAGLERRAKRLVVMDVDSTLIQDEVIELFAAHAGCEAEVAEVTAAAMRGELDFADSLRARVELLAGLDASVVDKVRSEVRLTPGARTLIRTLQRLGYQVGIVSGGFTQVTDYLVELLGLDFAAANTLEVVDGKFTGKVSGDIVDRAGKARWLTRFADQARVPLAQTVAIGDGANDLDMLNAAGLGVAFNAKPVVREAADTAVNVPFLDTVLYLLGITREEVEAADLHAAPEE, from the coding sequence ATGGACAGCACACCACCGCAGCCCCGGATTGCCGACGACGAGCGCACCCTGCTGGTCAAGGTCTTCGGCAAGGACCGCCCGGGCATCACCACCGGCCTCTTCGCCACCCTGGCCGGCTTCGAGGTCGACGTGATCGACATCGAGCAGGTCGTCACCCGCGGCCGGATAACGCTCTGCGCCCTGGTCACCCCGCCCGCCGTGGTCGGCCCCGGCGTCGAGGGCGCGCTGCGGGCCACCGTGCACCGCTGGGCCGAGGACCACCGGCTGCAGGCCGAGATCATCTCCGGCACCGGCGACAACCGGCCGCGTGCCGAAGGCCGTTCGCACGTCACGGTGCTCGGCCACCCGCTCACCGCCGCCGCCGTCTCGGCGGTCACCTCCCGGATCACCGAGTGCGGCGGCAACATCGACCGGATCTTCCGGCTCGCCAAGTACCCGATCACCGCGGTCGAACTGGCCGTCTCCGGCGTGGCCACCGAGCTGCTCCGCCCGGCGGTGGCCCGGGAGGCGGCAGCCCAGCGGGTGGACGTCGCGGTGGTCGCCGCCGGGCTGGAGCGGCGGGCCAAGCGGCTGGTGGTGATGGACGTGGACTCCACGCTGATCCAGGACGAGGTGATCGAGCTCTTCGCCGCCCACGCCGGCTGCGAGGCCGAGGTGGCCGAAGTGACGGCCGCCGCGATGCGCGGCGAGCTGGACTTCGCGGATTCGCTGCGGGCCCGGGTCGAGCTGCTGGCCGGGCTGGACGCCTCGGTGGTGGACAAGGTCCGCTCCGAGGTCCGGCTCACCCCGGGGGCCCGCACCCTGATCCGCACCTTGCAGCGGCTCGGCTACCAGGTCGGCATCGTCTCCGGCGGGTTCACCCAGGTCACCGACTACCTGGTGGAGCTGCTCGGCCTGGACTTCGCCGCCGCCAACACCCTCGAGGTGGTGGACGGCAAGTTCACCGGCAAGGTCAGCGGCGACATCGTGGACCGCGCCGGCAAGGCCCGCTGGCTCACCCGCTTCGCCGACCAGGCCCGCGTCCCGCTCGCCCAGACGGTCGCCATCGGCGACGGCGCCAACGACCTCGACATGCTCAACGCCGCCGGCCTCGGCGTCGCCTTCAACGCCAAGCCGGTCGTCCGCGAGGCCGCCGACACCGCCGTCAACGTCCCCTTCCTGGACACCGTCCTCTACCTCCTCGGCATCACCCGCGAAGAAGTGGAGGCCGCCGACCTCCACGCCGCCCCGGAAGAGTGA
- a CDS encoding SGM_5486 family transporter-associated protein, with amino-acid sequence MPVLEPNPSNSHRKLLGILGMFLGVVVVVSIIATIAQSMG; translated from the coding sequence ATGCCCGTTCTCGAACCCAATCCGTCGAACAGCCACCGCAAGCTGCTGGGGATCCTCGGCATGTTCCTCGGTGTGGTCGTCGTCGTCTCGATCATCGCCACCATCGCCCAGTCGATGGGTTGA
- a CDS encoding Uma2 family endonuclease, translating to MRPLITAEQYDSWSEEVCADIEVSDGLLVRRPSRSHMHNRLARFLANALETAAGPEWYADGNFDVRLQDVPLTNRCPDVVLYRASTIDVMPARPEHILLLVEVVSPGPETTDRITKPAQYAKAGIQYYWRVEQFSNADPKVFTYELDPKTATYRASEAFTGLVKATAPFKVTADLTGL from the coding sequence GTGCGTCCCCTGATCACCGCCGAGCAGTACGACTCCTGGTCCGAGGAGGTCTGCGCGGACATCGAGGTCTCGGACGGTCTGCTCGTCAGACGGCCCAGCAGGTCCCACATGCACAACCGGCTGGCACGCTTTCTCGCCAACGCGCTGGAGACCGCGGCCGGCCCGGAGTGGTACGCGGACGGCAACTTCGATGTCCGGCTCCAGGATGTTCCGCTCACCAACCGCTGCCCTGATGTCGTGCTCTACCGCGCGAGCACCATCGACGTCATGCCAGCCCGCCCCGAGCACATCCTGCTCCTGGTCGAGGTGGTCTCCCCCGGCCCGGAGACCACCGACCGCATCACCAAGCCCGCCCAGTACGCCAAGGCGGGCATCCAGTACTACTGGCGGGTCGAGCAGTTCAGCAATGCCGACCCGAAGGTCTTCACCTACGAGCTCGACCCGAAGACCGCGACCTACCGCGCCAGCGAGGCCTTCACCGGGCTGGTCAAGGCAACCGCTCCGTTCAAGGTCACGGCCGACCTCACCGGCCTCTGA
- a CDS encoding MFS transporter — translation MRSMSTAEKTTQHPETPTAPAPPHSQGTEATQGTEATEGRARLLGALLALAVALAAVNLRPVVTSLGPLLSKVRTDLHMSATVAGLLAAVPSVCFALFGFAAPALARRFGPTLVVTAGTGAITAGVAARSFAGSTGVFLLLTAVALAGVAVANVLIPVVIKRYFPQRVGPMIGLYAMALSLGTALAAAVSVPLTNALGGGWRLGLGSWAVLAAVGLLVWLVTVVLRRDGRGDGSQGAAEGRLRIARSGTAWALAGFFGCQAGGAYATMGWISQIYQDSGLSAGTSGVLLAVVMAVGVPVSFLLPNLAARRSDQRLFVVVLALCGIAGYLGLALAPAGGAWLWALLVGLSNCAFPLTLTMIGLRARTSGGVAQLSAFAQGVGYLISIPCPIVVGILYQGTGGWYLPLAFMGALLVPQLLIGLRAARNRFVEDEVGAA, via the coding sequence ATGCGATCCATGTCCACGGCCGAGAAGACCACCCAGCACCCCGAAACCCCCACCGCCCCCGCACCGCCCCACTCCCAGGGCACCGAGGCCACCCAGGGCACTGAGGCCACCGAGGGCCGCGCCCGGCTGCTCGGCGCCCTGCTCGCACTCGCCGTCGCACTCGCCGCGGTCAACCTGCGCCCGGTGGTCACCAGCCTCGGCCCGCTGCTCTCCAAGGTCCGCACCGACCTGCACATGAGCGCCACGGTGGCCGGCCTGCTCGCCGCCGTGCCCTCGGTCTGCTTCGCGCTGTTCGGCTTCGCCGCGCCCGCCCTGGCCCGGCGGTTCGGGCCGACCCTCGTGGTCACCGCCGGCACGGGCGCCATCACCGCCGGGGTCGCGGCCCGCTCCTTCGCCGGGAGCACCGGGGTGTTCCTGCTGCTCACCGCGGTCGCGCTGGCCGGCGTCGCGGTGGCCAACGTGCTCATCCCGGTGGTCATCAAGCGCTACTTCCCGCAGCGGGTCGGCCCGATGATCGGCCTCTACGCGATGGCGCTGTCGCTGGGCACCGCGCTGGCCGCCGCCGTCAGCGTGCCGCTGACCAACGCGCTGGGCGGCGGCTGGCGGCTCGGCCTCGGCAGCTGGGCGGTGCTCGCCGCGGTCGGGCTGCTGGTCTGGCTGGTCACCGTGGTGCTGCGCCGGGACGGCCGGGGCGACGGCTCGCAGGGCGCGGCCGAGGGCCGGCTGCGGATCGCCCGCAGCGGCACAGCCTGGGCGCTGGCCGGGTTCTTCGGCTGCCAGGCGGGCGGCGCCTACGCCACCATGGGCTGGATCTCGCAGATCTACCAGGACTCCGGCCTCAGCGCCGGCACCTCGGGCGTGCTGCTCGCCGTGGTGATGGCGGTCGGCGTGCCGGTCTCCTTCCTCCTGCCCAACCTGGCCGCGCGCCGCAGCGACCAGCGGCTGTTCGTGGTGGTGCTGGCGCTGTGCGGGATCGCCGGCTACCTCGGGCTGGCGCTGGCGCCGGCCGGCGGCGCCTGGCTCTGGGCGCTGCTGGTGGGGCTGTCCAACTGCGCCTTCCCGCTCACCCTGACGATGATCGGGCTGCGGGCGCGCACCAGCGGCGGGGTGGCGCAGCTGTCCGCCTTCGCGCAGGGGGTCGGCTACCTGATCTCGATCCCGTGTCCGATCGTGGTCGGCATCCTCTACCAGGGCACCGGCGGCTGGTACCTGCCGCTGGCCTTCATGGGCGCCCTGCTGGTGCCGCAGCTGCTGATCGGGCTCCGCGCGGCGCGCAACCGCTTCGTGGAGGACGAGGTCGGGGCGGCCTGA